One window from the genome of Mugil cephalus isolate CIBA_MC_2020 chromosome 23, CIBA_Mcephalus_1.1, whole genome shotgun sequence encodes:
- the LOC125001216 gene encoding NACHT, LRR and PYD domains-containing protein 4-like, with protein MVSPILGKTLPHSRKIHQRSDSPEPSCVSLKSDGSKHFFLDFKGQISPDDQRIHQRSDSPEPSCVSLKSDGSKHFFLDFKGQISPDDQRVKQQSLNVLSDQSVHQHQTQQDSIFKLLEDNIVTFVKKELKKIQRDLSPDYPECLESQREDEELLEGEDEEQRRSSREAFVKITLNFLRRMKQEELADRLERKHVAAVCQRGLKSSLKEKFQCVFEGIAKAGNSTLLNEIYTELYITEGETAEVNHEHEVRQIETASRKLDRPKTTIRPGDIFKASPGRHGSIRRVMTKGVAGIGKTVLTQKFTLDWAEDKANQDIHFTFPLTFRELNVLKERKFSLVELVHHFFTETKEAGICRFEEFQVVFIFDGLDECRLPLDFHNNKILTDVTESTSVDVLLTNLIRGKLLPSAHLWITTRPAAANQIPPECVDMVTEVRGFNDPQKEEYFRKRFKKKKAKKIISHIKTSQSLHIMCHIPVFCWISATVLEDVLKTREGGELPKTLTEMYIHFLVVQTKVKKVKYDGGSETDPHWSPETRKMIESLGKLAFDQLLKGNLIFYESDLTECGIDIRAASVYSGVLTQIFKEERGLYQDKVFSFVHLSVQEFLAALHVHQTFINSSVNLMEEQQTTSWKSNMFNKLNLTHLHQSAVNKALQSPNGHLDLFLRFLLGLSLETNQTLLRGLMKQTKSSKTEETVQFIKKKISEDLSVERNINLFHCLNEVNDRSLVEEIQQSLKSGRLSTDKLSPAQWSALVFILLSSENNLDEFDLKKYFPSEKSLLRLLPVVKASKKALLSDCKLSKRSCEALSSVLSSQSSNLTELDLSNNDLQDSGVKQLCTGLKSPDCKLETLRLIGCSLLEISCDSLGSALKSNPSHLKHLDLSENNNLKDPGVKHLCVFLKSPDCRLETLSLIGCSLSKISCDSLVSALKSNPSHLKHLDLSYNNLKESNVVIGLPYLWVRRTSFKSLSDPEH; from the exons ATGGTTTCTCCCATTCTGG GTAAAACCCTCCCTCATTCCAGGAA gatcCATCAGAGATCAGACtcacctgaacccagctgtgtttccTTGAAGAGTGACGGTTCAAAACACTTCTTTTTAGACTTTAAAGGACAAATTTCCCCTGATGATCAGAG gatcCATCAGAGATCAGACtcacctgaacccagctgtgtttccTTGAAGAGTGACGGTTCAAAACACTTCTTTTTAGACTTTAAAGGACAAATTTCCCCTGATGATCAGAG agtgaagcagcagagtttaaatgttctcagtgatcagtctgttcatcagcatcaaacacagcaggactccatatttaag ctgctggaggacaacattgtcacttttgtgaagaaggagctgaagaagattcagagagatctgagtccagattacccagaatgcttagagagtcagagggaggatgaggagttgttggagggtgaggatgaagagcagaggaggagcagcagagaggcatttgtgaagatcacactgaacttcctgaggagaatgaagcaggaggagctggctgatcgtctggagagaa aacatgttgctgcagtttgtcaacgtggacttaaatctagtctgaaggagaagttccagtgtgtgtttgaggggattgctaaagcaggaaactcaactcttctgaatgagatctacacagagctctacatcacagagggagagactgcagaggtcaatcatgaacatgaggtcagacagattgaaacagcatccaggaaactagaTAGACCaaaaacaaccatcagaccaggagacatctttaaagcctcacctggaagacatggatcaatcagaagagtgatgacaaagggagtggctggcattgggaaaacagtcttaacacagaagttcactctggactgggctgaagacaaagccaaccaggacatccacttcacatttccattgactttcagagagctgaatgtgttgaaagagagaaagttcagtttggtggaacttgttcatcacttcttcactgaaaccaaagaagcaggaatctgcaggtttgaagagttccaggttgtgttcatctttgacggtctggatgagtgtcgacttcctctggacttccacaacaataagatcctgactgatgttacagagtccacctcagtggatgtgctgctgacaaacctcatcagggggaaactgcttccctctgctcacctctggataaccacacgacctgcagcagccaatcagatccctcctgagtgtgttgacatggtgacagaggtcagagggttcaatgacccccagaaggaggagtacttcaggaagaggttcaaaaaaaagaaggctaAAAAGAttatctcccacatcaagacatcgcaaagcctccacatcatgtgtcacatcccagtcttttgctggatctctgctacagttctggaggatgtgttgaaaaccagagagggaggagagctgcccaagaccctgactgagatgtacatccacttcctggtggttcagaccaaagtgaagaaggtcaagtatgatggaggatctgagacagatccacactggagtccagagaccaggaagatgattgagtctctgggaaaactggcttttgatcagctgctgaaaggaaacctgatcttctatgaatcagacctgacagagtgtggcatcgatatcagagcagcctcagtgtactcaggagtgttgacacagatctttaaagaggagagaggactgtatcAGGACAAGGTTTTcagcttcgtccatctgagtgttcaggagtttctggctgctctacATGTTCATCAGACCTTCATCAACTCGTCTGTCAatctgatggaagaacaacaaactacttCCTGGAAGTCTAACATGTTTAACAAACTAAATCTAACACATCTCCACCAGAGTGCTGTGAACAaagccttacagagtccaaatggacacctggacttgttcctccgcttcctcctagGTCTTTCACTGGAGACCAACCAGACTCTTCTACGAGGCCTgatgaaacagacaaaaagctCAAAGACTGAGGAAACAGTCCAGttcatcaagaagaagatcagtgagGATCTGTCTGTAGAGAGAAATATCAActtgttccactgtctgaatgaagtAAATGATcgttctctagtggaggagatccaacagtccctgaaatcaggacgtctctccactgataaactgtctcctgctcagtggtcagctctggtcttcatcttactgtcatcagaaaataatctggatgagtttgacctgaagaaatactttCCTTCAGAGAAAtctcttctgaggctgctgccagtggtcaaagcctccaagaAAGCTCT aCTCAGTGACTGTAAACTCTCaaaaagaagctgtgaagctctgtcctcagttctcagctcccagtcctctaatctgacagaactggacctgagtaacaacgacctgcaggattcaggagtgaagcagctgtgcactggactgaagagtccagactgtaaactggagactctgag actgaTTGGTTGCAGTTTAttagagatcagctgtgattctctgggttcagctctgaagtccaacccctcccatctgaaacatctggatctgagtgaaaacaacaacctgaaggatccaggagtgaaacatctttgtgtttttctgaagagtccagactgtagactggagactctgag tttgattggctgcagtttgtcaaagatcagctgtgattctctggtctcagctctgaagtccaacccctcccatctgaaacatctggacctgagttacaacaacctgaaggaatcaaat GTGGTGATAGGCCTCCCTTACCTCTGGGTGAGGAGGACTTCCTTCAAGTCACTGTCTGACCCGGAGCATTGA